In Neodiprion pinetum isolate iyNeoPine1 chromosome 6, iyNeoPine1.2, whole genome shotgun sequence, one genomic interval encodes:
- the LOC124221160 gene encoding myogenesis-regulating glycosidase isoform X3 yields MRKMKLLLQDGTNVYNVLRTHSAAYSRALLVFGDCGSEVICVVQGDDMKTEIKLSSDSEIITISRTVSDSETAIIDCYELTDGTQWFGGPQLRYQYWPVQHMRYEEEPYLPTHPVNMALAERYWLSSKGIYIFVEDAAPLFIDQNNYKDKNLCLVAKNKAPYRHRESVILNYEIGVFGDPRSAHENAIHDHLGKPTGHPDERMIMHPIWSTWARYKANVSAEIVNEFADEILQYGFNNSQLEIDDNWETCYGSAIFDTTKFPNIKSLTDGLKTKGFRLTLWIHPFINEECEPAYIEALNNGYFVKNVYGEVRMAWWQGQQAAAIDFTNPTAVEWWVQRLKYLQLTSGVDSFKFDAGEISWLPQTPGISGDAELSPGSFISSYVRSLAQNFNDMIEARVGWRTQDLPIFIRMIDKDTTWTWNNGLPTLITTLLQMNINGYVHVLPDMIGGNGYLNGFLNGTEYPSKEMFIRWLQTNVFMPSLQYSFAPWDFDDETVTVSKKYTDLHAEITPTIIRLMKKAVDTGAPLNPPIWWVDPTNRVAHRIKDEFLLGEEILVAPVVEEDVVQRDIYLPKGSWKDAVTDDIYTGPLWLKNYPAPLDVLPYFYKI; encoded by the exons ATGAGAAAGATGAAGCTTCTTTTACAAG ATGGAACTAATGTGTACAATGTGCTTCGTACTCATTCAGCGGCATATTCAAGGGCACTGTTAGTTTTTGGTGATTGTGGTTCTGAAGTTATATGCGTAGTACAGGGTGATGACatgaaaacagaaataaaattgagctCTGATAgtgaaattattacaatttctcGCACTGTAAGCGATAGTGAAACAGCAATCATCGATTGTTATGAACTTACCGATGGAACACAATGGTTCGGAGGTCCACAACTGCGTTACCAGTACTGGCCAGTTCAACATATGCGCTACGAAGAAGAACCTTATCTACCGACTCACCCGGTTAATATGGCATTGGCCGAAAGATACTGGTTGTCGAGCAAAGGGATTTATATATTCGTTGAAGATGCAGCTCCGCTATTCATtgaccaaaataattacaaggATAAAAATCTCTGTTTAGTAGCAAAAAACAAAGCACCTTATAGACATCGCGAATCCGTAATATTGAATTATGAAATTGGTGTTTTTGGTGATCCGAGATCAGCTCACGAAAATGCAATCCATGATCATTTAGGAAAACCAACTGGTCACCCCGACGAGAGAATGATTATGCACCCAATATGGTCAACTTGGGCACGATATAAAGCAAATGTGAGTGCAGAAATAGTAAATGAATTTGCAGATGAGATTCTTCAGTATGGATTCAACAATAGCCAGTTAGAAATTGACGATAACTGGGAAACTTGTTATGGCTCTGCTATTTTTGATACAACAAAATTTCCCAACATTAAATCTCTCACAGATGGTCTTAAGACCAAAGGTTTCAGACTGACTTTATGGATTCATCCTTTCATAAACGAAGAGTGTGAACCTGCTTATATTGAAGCTTTGAATAATggatattttgtgaaaaatgtcTATGGTGAAGTGCGGATGGCTTGGTGGCAGGGACAGCAAGCAGCTGCAATTGACTTCACTAATCCCACAGCTGTGGAGTGGTGGGTCCAGCGGCTAAAATATCTTCAACTCACCAGCGGTGTAGATAGTTTCAAGTTCGACGCCGGTGAGATTTCATGGTTGCCTCAGACACCCGGTATATCAGGCGATGCTGAATTATCACCTGGTAGTTTTATCAGCAGTTACGTCAGATCACTTGCCCAAAATTTTAATGACATGATTGAAGCACGTGTTGGTTGGAGGACTCAAGACTTGCCAATTTTCATAAGAATGATTGACAAGGATACAACATGGACTTGGAACAATGGACTTCCGACATTAATCACAACTCTTTTacaaatgaatattaatgGATACGTTCATGTTCTTCCTGATATGATTGGAGGTAATGGATATCTTAATGGTTTCCTCAATGGTACAGAGTATCCTTCAAAGGAAATGTTTATCAGATGGTTACAGACCAATGTTTTTATGCCGTCGCTGCAATACTCCTTCGCACCGTGGGACTTTGATGATGAG ACAGTCACagtaagtaaaaaatatacggATCTGCATGCAGAAATAACACCGACTATTATACGTCTCATGAAGAAAGCAGTAGATACCGGAGCACCACTGAATCCACCAATTTGGTGGGTAGATCCAACAAATAGGGTAGCTCACAGAATTAAAGATG aatttttactTGGTGAGGAAATCCTTGTTGCACCAGTGGTTGAAGAAGATGTGGTACAACGTGACATATATCTTCCAAAAGGTTCCTGGAAAGATGCTGTCACGGATGATATTTATACTGGACCATTGTGGTTGAAGAACTATCCAGCTCCGTTGGATGTTTTACCCtacttttacaaaatataa
- the LOC124221160 gene encoding myogenesis-regulating glycosidase isoform X1, which translates to MRKMKLLLQAELIFVLVSTLLCCQRVPDNQMTRATKNARVDVIIDNHHIGLNIRKYDGTNVYNVLRTHSAAYSRALLVFGDCGSEVICVVQGDDMKTEIKLSSDSEIITISRTVSDSETAIIDCYELTDGTQWFGGPQLRYQYWPVQHMRYEEEPYLPTHPVNMALAERYWLSSKGIYIFVEDAAPLFIDQNNYKDKNLCLVAKNKAPYRHRESVILNYEIGVFGDPRSAHENAIHDHLGKPTGHPDERMIMHPIWSTWARYKANVSAEIVNEFADEILQYGFNNSQLEIDDNWETCYGSAIFDTTKFPNIKSLTDGLKTKGFRLTLWIHPFINEECEPAYIEALNNGYFVKNVYGEVRMAWWQGQQAAAIDFTNPTAVEWWVQRLKYLQLTSGVDSFKFDAGEISWLPQTPGISGDAELSPGSFISSYVRSLAQNFNDMIEARVGWRTQDLPIFIRMIDKDTTWTWNNGLPTLITTLLQMNINGYVHVLPDMIGGNGYLNGFLNGTEYPSKEMFIRWLQTNVFMPSLQYSFAPWDFDDETVTVSKKYTDLHAEITPTIIRLMKKAVDTGAPLNPPIWWVDPTNRVAHRIKDEFLLGEEILVAPVVEEDVVQRDIYLPKGSWKDAVTDDIYTGPLWLKNYPAPLDVLPYFYKI; encoded by the exons ATGAGAAAGATGAAGCTTCTTTTACAAG CTGAACTCATATTTGTGTTGGTTTCCACTCTTTTGTGCTGTCAGAGGGTCCCAGATAATCAAATGACAAGAGCTACCAAAAATGCGAGAGTTGATGTAATTATTGACAATCATCACATTGGATTGAATATCAGAAAATATG ATGGAACTAATGTGTACAATGTGCTTCGTACTCATTCAGCGGCATATTCAAGGGCACTGTTAGTTTTTGGTGATTGTGGTTCTGAAGTTATATGCGTAGTACAGGGTGATGACatgaaaacagaaataaaattgagctCTGATAgtgaaattattacaatttctcGCACTGTAAGCGATAGTGAAACAGCAATCATCGATTGTTATGAACTTACCGATGGAACACAATGGTTCGGAGGTCCACAACTGCGTTACCAGTACTGGCCAGTTCAACATATGCGCTACGAAGAAGAACCTTATCTACCGACTCACCCGGTTAATATGGCATTGGCCGAAAGATACTGGTTGTCGAGCAAAGGGATTTATATATTCGTTGAAGATGCAGCTCCGCTATTCATtgaccaaaataattacaaggATAAAAATCTCTGTTTAGTAGCAAAAAACAAAGCACCTTATAGACATCGCGAATCCGTAATATTGAATTATGAAATTGGTGTTTTTGGTGATCCGAGATCAGCTCACGAAAATGCAATCCATGATCATTTAGGAAAACCAACTGGTCACCCCGACGAGAGAATGATTATGCACCCAATATGGTCAACTTGGGCACGATATAAAGCAAATGTGAGTGCAGAAATAGTAAATGAATTTGCAGATGAGATTCTTCAGTATGGATTCAACAATAGCCAGTTAGAAATTGACGATAACTGGGAAACTTGTTATGGCTCTGCTATTTTTGATACAACAAAATTTCCCAACATTAAATCTCTCACAGATGGTCTTAAGACCAAAGGTTTCAGACTGACTTTATGGATTCATCCTTTCATAAACGAAGAGTGTGAACCTGCTTATATTGAAGCTTTGAATAATggatattttgtgaaaaatgtcTATGGTGAAGTGCGGATGGCTTGGTGGCAGGGACAGCAAGCAGCTGCAATTGACTTCACTAATCCCACAGCTGTGGAGTGGTGGGTCCAGCGGCTAAAATATCTTCAACTCACCAGCGGTGTAGATAGTTTCAAGTTCGACGCCGGTGAGATTTCATGGTTGCCTCAGACACCCGGTATATCAGGCGATGCTGAATTATCACCTGGTAGTTTTATCAGCAGTTACGTCAGATCACTTGCCCAAAATTTTAATGACATGATTGAAGCACGTGTTGGTTGGAGGACTCAAGACTTGCCAATTTTCATAAGAATGATTGACAAGGATACAACATGGACTTGGAACAATGGACTTCCGACATTAATCACAACTCTTTTacaaatgaatattaatgGATACGTTCATGTTCTTCCTGATATGATTGGAGGTAATGGATATCTTAATGGTTTCCTCAATGGTACAGAGTATCCTTCAAAGGAAATGTTTATCAGATGGTTACAGACCAATGTTTTTATGCCGTCGCTGCAATACTCCTTCGCACCGTGGGACTTTGATGATGAG ACAGTCACagtaagtaaaaaatatacggATCTGCATGCAGAAATAACACCGACTATTATACGTCTCATGAAGAAAGCAGTAGATACCGGAGCACCACTGAATCCACCAATTTGGTGGGTAGATCCAACAAATAGGGTAGCTCACAGAATTAAAGATG aatttttactTGGTGAGGAAATCCTTGTTGCACCAGTGGTTGAAGAAGATGTGGTACAACGTGACATATATCTTCCAAAAGGTTCCTGGAAAGATGCTGTCACGGATGATATTTATACTGGACCATTGTGGTTGAAGAACTATCCAGCTCCGTTGGATGTTTTACCCtacttttacaaaatataa
- the LOC124221160 gene encoding myogenesis-regulating glycosidase isoform X2, with the protein MTRATKNARVDVIIDNHHIGLNIRKYDGTNVYNVLRTHSAAYSRALLVFGDCGSEVICVVQGDDMKTEIKLSSDSEIITISRTVSDSETAIIDCYELTDGTQWFGGPQLRYQYWPVQHMRYEEEPYLPTHPVNMALAERYWLSSKGIYIFVEDAAPLFIDQNNYKDKNLCLVAKNKAPYRHRESVILNYEIGVFGDPRSAHENAIHDHLGKPTGHPDERMIMHPIWSTWARYKANVSAEIVNEFADEILQYGFNNSQLEIDDNWETCYGSAIFDTTKFPNIKSLTDGLKTKGFRLTLWIHPFINEECEPAYIEALNNGYFVKNVYGEVRMAWWQGQQAAAIDFTNPTAVEWWVQRLKYLQLTSGVDSFKFDAGEISWLPQTPGISGDAELSPGSFISSYVRSLAQNFNDMIEARVGWRTQDLPIFIRMIDKDTTWTWNNGLPTLITTLLQMNINGYVHVLPDMIGGNGYLNGFLNGTEYPSKEMFIRWLQTNVFMPSLQYSFAPWDFDDETVTVSKKYTDLHAEITPTIIRLMKKAVDTGAPLNPPIWWVDPTNRVAHRIKDEFLLGEEILVAPVVEEDVVQRDIYLPKGSWKDAVTDDIYTGPLWLKNYPAPLDVLPYFYKI; encoded by the exons ATGACAAGAGCTACCAAAAATGCGAGAGTTGATGTAATTATTGACAATCATCACATTGGATTGAATATCAGAAAATATG ATGGAACTAATGTGTACAATGTGCTTCGTACTCATTCAGCGGCATATTCAAGGGCACTGTTAGTTTTTGGTGATTGTGGTTCTGAAGTTATATGCGTAGTACAGGGTGATGACatgaaaacagaaataaaattgagctCTGATAgtgaaattattacaatttctcGCACTGTAAGCGATAGTGAAACAGCAATCATCGATTGTTATGAACTTACCGATGGAACACAATGGTTCGGAGGTCCACAACTGCGTTACCAGTACTGGCCAGTTCAACATATGCGCTACGAAGAAGAACCTTATCTACCGACTCACCCGGTTAATATGGCATTGGCCGAAAGATACTGGTTGTCGAGCAAAGGGATTTATATATTCGTTGAAGATGCAGCTCCGCTATTCATtgaccaaaataattacaaggATAAAAATCTCTGTTTAGTAGCAAAAAACAAAGCACCTTATAGACATCGCGAATCCGTAATATTGAATTATGAAATTGGTGTTTTTGGTGATCCGAGATCAGCTCACGAAAATGCAATCCATGATCATTTAGGAAAACCAACTGGTCACCCCGACGAGAGAATGATTATGCACCCAATATGGTCAACTTGGGCACGATATAAAGCAAATGTGAGTGCAGAAATAGTAAATGAATTTGCAGATGAGATTCTTCAGTATGGATTCAACAATAGCCAGTTAGAAATTGACGATAACTGGGAAACTTGTTATGGCTCTGCTATTTTTGATACAACAAAATTTCCCAACATTAAATCTCTCACAGATGGTCTTAAGACCAAAGGTTTCAGACTGACTTTATGGATTCATCCTTTCATAAACGAAGAGTGTGAACCTGCTTATATTGAAGCTTTGAATAATggatattttgtgaaaaatgtcTATGGTGAAGTGCGGATGGCTTGGTGGCAGGGACAGCAAGCAGCTGCAATTGACTTCACTAATCCCACAGCTGTGGAGTGGTGGGTCCAGCGGCTAAAATATCTTCAACTCACCAGCGGTGTAGATAGTTTCAAGTTCGACGCCGGTGAGATTTCATGGTTGCCTCAGACACCCGGTATATCAGGCGATGCTGAATTATCACCTGGTAGTTTTATCAGCAGTTACGTCAGATCACTTGCCCAAAATTTTAATGACATGATTGAAGCACGTGTTGGTTGGAGGACTCAAGACTTGCCAATTTTCATAAGAATGATTGACAAGGATACAACATGGACTTGGAACAATGGACTTCCGACATTAATCACAACTCTTTTacaaatgaatattaatgGATACGTTCATGTTCTTCCTGATATGATTGGAGGTAATGGATATCTTAATGGTTTCCTCAATGGTACAGAGTATCCTTCAAAGGAAATGTTTATCAGATGGTTACAGACCAATGTTTTTATGCCGTCGCTGCAATACTCCTTCGCACCGTGGGACTTTGATGATGAG ACAGTCACagtaagtaaaaaatatacggATCTGCATGCAGAAATAACACCGACTATTATACGTCTCATGAAGAAAGCAGTAGATACCGGAGCACCACTGAATCCACCAATTTGGTGGGTAGATCCAACAAATAGGGTAGCTCACAGAATTAAAGATG aatttttactTGGTGAGGAAATCCTTGTTGCACCAGTGGTTGAAGAAGATGTGGTACAACGTGACATATATCTTCCAAAAGGTTCCTGGAAAGATGCTGTCACGGATGATATTTATACTGGACCATTGTGGTTGAAGAACTATCCAGCTCCGTTGGATGTTTTACCCtacttttacaaaatataa
- the Mat89Ba gene encoding nucleolar protein 6, which produces MNRNSKPDDIEFDSMIENGTDEESDSETEISIAKSSSRSNKINENLEAHEVDFSEPDDNDYDSLIENGTDESESEIDISEPKNLTKVNKRKITDDHDVTAPKKKGKIDKELYKPPTVEELNQLRETENLFHSNLFRLQIEEMLQQVKVKDKYKKLFSAWFEDFQQCINQIEETSEFKLSDKKSLRSLNIEVPVDCVSKSTKGFYKFLKPSKISVVGSYAIDCCIGPNFTVDVAVEMPAKLFQKHDYQNHRYFRKRAIYLSYIAANIGEDLVESKKFTNLGDTYKPILKIVPTGKLSKRVTVHLHVVAQEGSFKLNRFLPEKNSVRTGWYFGEDHPEDDSAIPTPHYNSSVLHDLTMSQNNSRIIKTISEYPALRDGILLLKIWLHQRQLGRGYGSFTGHVLTMYVIHLMKIRQINNIMSSYQVIRNVWNSLALSNWCESGITLCQNDNSEPSVSEYRNHYDCVFIDTSGYHNLVANMNRTTFEWIKRQAELAVKCLDNVQINSFQTLFMTAVPFHRGFDHTICFHDTNAILQLVEKLSPRAARLDYDSNTWAQAVKLLVSTFQRGMNKRVSQIGVILGESEEWEITDPAPKGLRKIYIGFELNPEFCFSIVDKGPQANLPEAEEFRKFWGKKSELRRFQDGSICEAIVWGEGKTLAEKRSLCKRIIIYLLENKFSIAQDKFLYISDQMEELLKLKKIKVTNFAYGTGEEATIQMLNIFNELEKELTSLSDLPLTVTGVQGCSAVFRYTEVFPPLATIYRSGTKITKEGKNCLLLREKNLGMAPRYVLPIEAVIHLSLSGKWPEDLEAIRKIKAAFHIQIAAGLRKQYNLKAQGGLNYIDVMKGGFVFRLTVAHQKEIVLLKQQIGDDGVIRYRDNEESIELEKKLFHLPKLTSALHGLHSQVPSFGPACCLAKRWLRAHLLDDSHIPDVIVELLFAAMYLAPEPYSPTQTPQVAFLRFLELLVKSYWNTEPIIVNFNNEMTRQEIVEIESYFNTNRSMLPSLFISTPYDKKNSLWTRKKPSLVILKRITTLARASLKIIEKQIYDGDILNHRLIFKAPMTEYDFLINLRPFLNPRRLQDINLNDDHPMVEWHPHKSHSMAKIPVVDFNPVQIYLQELRENYEEYALFFHDTFGGHVIGVLIKPSALEPKEFKVSNVNCRKVNDDGKLVLNVSAMLEDFYVLGKGLVRSIDTQSKKDYLC; this is translated from the exons ATGAATCGGAATTCAAAGCCCGACGATATCGAGTTTGACTCGATGATAGAAAATGGGACAGATGAGGAATCTGATTCCGAAACTGAAATCAGTATAGCAAAAAGTTCATCTAgatcgaataaaataaatgaaaatcttgAGGCTCATGAAGTCGATTTTTCTGAGCCAGACGATAATGATTATGACTCTTTGATTGAAAATGGCACCGATGAATCTGAGTCAGAAATTGATATCAGCGAGCCAAAGAATTTAACGAAagtgaataaaagaaagataACTGATGATCACGATGTTACGGCGCCAAAGAAGAAAGGGAAAATCGATAAGGAGCTTTATAAGCCACCCACGGTTGAAGAATTAAACCAACTAAGAGAAacagaaaatttgtttcattcaaatctgtTCAGATTACAAATAGAAGAAATGCTGCAACAAGTTAAAGTTAAAGATAAATACAAAAAGTTATTCAGTGCTTGGTTCGAAGATTTTCAACAGTGCATCAATCAAATCGAAGAAACAAGTGAATTTAAG CTGTCTGACAAAAAGTCTCTGAGGAGTCTAAACATTGAGGTTCCAGTTGACTGCGTGTCAAAAAGCACAAAAGGATTTTACAAATTCCTTAAACCATCCAAAATTAGTGTTGTTGGATCCTATGCAATAGATTGCTGTATTGGTCCAAACTTTACCGTCGACGTGGCTGTCGAAATGCCAGCAAAACTCTTCCAGAAACACGATTACCAGAATCATAGATATTTCCGTAAACGTGCCATATATCTATCATATATTGCCGCAAACATTGGTGAGGACCTTGTGGAGAGCAAAAAATTTACTAACCTGGGTGACACTTACAAGCCAATTTTGAAGATCGTTCCTACTGGAAAATTGAGCAAACGTGTCACTGTACATCTCCATGTAGTCGCTCAAGAAGGGTCTTTCAAACTTAATAGATTTTTACCAGAAAAAAACAGCGTCAGAACTGGCTGGTATTTTGGTGAAGATCATCCCGAAGATG ATTCTGCGATTCCGACACCACATTACAATAGTTCTGTTCTGCACGACTTAACGATGTCTCAAAATAATTCTCGTATTATTAAAACTATATCGGAATACCCAGCTTTGAGGGatggaatattattattgaaaatatggcTTCATCAACGACAATTAGGTAGAGGCTATGGTTCGTTTACTGGACATGTATTAACAATGTACGTTATTCATCTGATGAAAATCAGGCAAATCAACAACATTATGAGCAGCTATCAAGTGATCAGAAATGTTTGGAATTCTTTAG caCTAAGTAATTGGTGTGAATCTGGCATAACTTTATGTCAAAATGATAACAGCGAACCATCTGTATCCGAGTATCGCAATCACTATGATTGCGTTTTTATCGATACATCGGGATATCATAATTTGGTGGCAAATATGAACAGGACAACTTTCGAGTGGATAAAAAGACAGGCAGAACTTGCCGTCAAATGTCTGGATAATGTGCAAATCAATAGCTTTCAAACTTTGTTTATGACAGCGGTGCCATTTCATAGAGGGTTTGATCACACTATATG ttttcatgaTACAAACGCCATATTACAATTGGTAGAAAAATTGTCACCTAGAGCAGCAAGGCTGGATTATGATTCCAACACCTGGGCTCAAGCGGTAAAACTGCTTGTCTCCACCTTTCAGCGTGGCATGAACAAAAGAGTATCCCAAATCGGAGTCATTCTCGGAGAATCTGAAGAATGGGAAATTACTGATCCAGCCCCAAAGGGTTTAAGGAAAATTTACATTGGATTCGAGCTTAATCCAGAATTCTGCTTTAGCATTGTCGATAAAGGACCTCAGGCAAATTTACCAGAG GCTGAAGAGTTCAGAAAattttggggaaaaaaatcagagcTCCGCCGATTTCAAGACGGTTCTATCTGTGAAGCAATTGTTTGGGGAGAGGGCAAAACCTTGGCGGAAAAGAGATCTTTATGCAAGagaatcattatttatttattggaGAACAAGTTTTCCATTGCTcaagacaaatttttatacatctcAGACCAAATGgaagaattattaaaattgaaaaag ATAAAAGTTACCAATTTCGCATATGGTACTGGAGAAGAGGCGACGATCCAAatgctaaatatttttaatgaattagAAAAAGAGCTTACATCATTATCTGATCTTCCACTGACTGTGACTGGAGTTCAGGGTTGTAGCGCAGTGTTTAGGTATACCGAGGTTTTTCCCCCATTAGCAACCATATACCGTAGTGGTACGAAAATAACAAAGGAAGGTAAAAATTGCCTGTTACTGAGGGAAAAGAATTTAGGTATGGCACCTAGATACGTTCTACCTATCGAGGCAGTTATACATTTATCCCTGAGTGGAAAGTGGCCAGAAGACCTCGAAGctataagaaaaattaaagctGCCTTTCACATACAGATTGCAGCAGGCTTGCGAAAACAGTATAATTTAAAAGCACAGGGTGGATTAAATTATATTGATGTGATGAAG ggCGGTTTCGTTTTTCGACTTACCGTAGCACATCAGAAAGAAATTGTGCTACTCAAGCAGCAAATTGGAGATGATGGTGTAATAAGGTACAGGGATAACGAAGAGTCGATTGAActagaaaagaaattattccacTTGCCGAAATTGACGAGTGCTCTTCATGG GCTCCATTCCCAAGTACCGTCTTTTGGTCCTGCTTGTTGCCTTGCAAAACGCTGGCTGCGAGCACATCTTCTTGATGATTCGCATATACCAGATGTTATTGTTGAACTACTTTTTGCTGCGATGTATTTGGCACCAGAGCCTTACTCTCCGACGCAAACACCTCAGGTGGCATTTCTAAGATTCTTAGAACTGCTTGTTAAAAGTTATTGGAACACTGAACCTATCATCGTTAACTTTAACAACGAAATGACTA gaCAAGAAATTGTAGAAATTGAGAGTTATTTTAATACCAATCGAAGCATGCTTCCATCACTTTTCATATCAACTccatatgataaaaaaaattcgttatgGACAAGAAAGAAGCCATCTTTAGTTATTCTCAAACGTATAACGACACTTGCTCGTGCATCCTTGAAAATCATAGAGAAACAAATCTACGATGGTGACATCTTGAATCACAGGCTTATATTTAAAGCTCCAATGACTGAATATGATTTTCTTATCAATCTGAGACCTTTTTTAAATCCCAGAAGATTACAGGATATTAACTTGAACGATGATCACCCTATGGTAGAATGGCATCCACACAAATCACATTCTATGGCCAAAATTCCTGTAGTTGACTTTAATCCTGTTCAAATATATCTGCAAGAACTCAGA GAAAACTATGAAGAATATGCACTGTTTTTTCACGACACGTTTGGTGGTCACGTAATAGGAGTTCTCATAAAACCCAGTGCCTTAGAGCCAAAGGAGTTCAAGGTGTCCAATGTCAACTGTCGAAAAGTTAATGATGATGGCAAGTTGGTATTGAATGTTTCTGCGATGTTGGAGGACTTCTATGTATTAGGCAAGGGCTTGGTTCGCAGTATTGACACTCAATCCAAAAAAGATTACCTCTGTTGA
- the pygo gene encoding protein pygopus: MSHNITDMPPYARMPLGGMGMGVGLGNNAPHPEPPPHPHPPPPPPSGGNPKKKRRTNSNVSQPPPQPPPSVQDLLPPPLTGYGDTIVASNPFDDTPPQSTPNAMMHGGPPHMHPHHPHHMGGPPMRGMSPLASMGGMSPMMQHNMGGMSPMGNSPMGNHMNHMGGMSPMNHAPMGGMSPMNNMGPGPMNSMNNHMNIAHMGNSQLSGPPMGSPMNSMNSGPMGSPMNNMGHSMGSPMGGPLGSPMNNMGGPNHMSNGPMNMNNMNSHLPPNSPLNRPPMNNVNSPLGHNGPQSHPQHMGANPNNLGRPMNGPINTMGSIGPNNMNMGGPNQMNNMNMGAPQMNNMSNMNMSHHNQMGHMGGPMGPMGGNMGGGPPMGHPMSMAGPMPPHGFQGPPGMGTKPMPVSAGKIYPADQPMVFNPQNPNAPPIYPCGVCHKEVHDNDQAIPCESGCNFWFHRGCTGLSEAAYQLLTAEVYAEWVCDKCLHTKNIPLVKIKP, translated from the exons ATGAGCCATAATATCACAGACATGCCACCCTACGCAAGGATGCCACTGGGGGGGATGGGAATGGGGGTTGGGCTCGGGAACAACGCCCCCCATCCTGAACCCCCTCCCCATCCCCATCCACCACCCCCTCCGCCGTCTGGAGGAAACCCCAAGAAGAAACGGCGGACCAATTCCAACGTTTCGCAACCTCCGCCACAGCCACCGCCCAGCGTACAG GATCTCTTACCACCACCTTTAACTGGATATGGTGATACAATAGTCGCAAGCAATCCATTTGACGATACACCACCACAGAGCACACCCAATGCAATGATGCATGGGGGTCCACCTCACATGCATCCTCATCATCCGCATCACATGGGTGGGCCACCGATGAGAGGGATGAGTCCTTTAGCTTCAATGGGTGGTATGAGCCCCATGATGCAACACAACATGGGCGGAATGAGCCCGATGGGCAATTCCCCGATGGGTAATCATATGAACCACATGGGTGGAATGTCGCCGATGAACCATGCTCCGATGGGGGGTATGAGTCCCATGAATAACATGGGACCAGGCCCAATGAACAGCATGAACAATCACATGAACATTGCTCACATGGGAAATTCCCAACTTAGCGGTCCGCCAATGGGGAGTCCTATGAACAGTATGAACAGCGGCCCGATGGGAAGTCCAATGAACAATATGGGGCACAGTATGGGTAGCCCTATGGGCGGCCCTCTTGGATCTCCAATGAACAACATGGGAGGGCCCAACCACATGTCAAACGGGCCGatgaatatgaataatatgAACAGTCACTTGCCGCCTAATAGCCCGTTGAACAGACCTCCTATGAATAATGTTAACAGTCCCCTGGGACATAACGGACCTCAGTCACATCCACAGCACATGGGTGCAAATCCCAATAACTTGGGAAGGCCGATGAACGGACCCATCAATACAATGGGATCAATAGGCCCTAACAACATGAATATGGGTGGTCCTAATCAAATGAATAACATGAACATGGGAGCGCCGCAGATGAACAACATGTCCAATATGAATATGAGTCATCATAACCAAATGGGGCACATGGGTGGACCAATGGGACCTATGGGAGGAAATATGGGCGGTGGGCCACCCATGGGGCATCCCATGAGTATGGCGGGGCCTATGCCTCCTCATGGATTCCAAGGACCTCCAGGAATGGGCACAAAACCTATGCCTGTTTCTGCGGGAAAG ATTTACCCAGCCGACCAACCAATGGTGTTCAATCCGCAAAATCCAAATGCACCTCCTATATACCCGTGCGGAGTTTGCCATAAAGAAGTACACGACAACGATCAAGCTATCCCTTGTGAATCTGGATGTAATTTCTGGTTCCATAG agGCTGCACGGGTCTCTCAGAAGCAGCATATCAGTTGCTAACAGCAGAAGTTTACGCAGAGTGGGTTTGCGACAAGTGCTTACACACGAAAAATATACCTCTCGTCAAAATCAAGCCATAA